From the genome of Thermoflexus hugenholtzii, one region includes:
- the ftsY gene encoding signal recognition particle-docking protein FtsY: protein MRSMLQALREGLARTRQAAFGRIAQLLGATEITPALWEELEAALIQADVGVRVAQELLDRLRERVRREGVTRAEDLRAMLKAELRALLKDPPPLNLGRDPLEVVLVVGVNGSGKTTTVAKLAHRFRQQGRRVLLAAADTFRAAAGEQLEIWAERAGVPCIGGQPGADPGAVLFDALQAARARGYDLVLADTAGRLHTKYNLMQELQKVRRVAAKAVPGAPHEVWLVLDATTGQNALPQAREFHQAVGVTGLILTKLDGTAKGGAVFAIARELGLPVRFVGVGEGLEDLLPFDAGAFVEELFEDATGSPA, encoded by the coding sequence ATGCGGAGCATGTTGCAAGCCCTGCGGGAGGGCCTGGCGCGAACCCGCCAGGCTGCCTTCGGACGGATCGCGCAACTGTTGGGGGCAACCGAGATCACGCCGGCGCTCTGGGAGGAGCTGGAGGCCGCCCTCATCCAGGCCGATGTGGGCGTGCGGGTTGCTCAAGAGCTCCTGGATCGCCTGCGAGAACGGGTCCGCCGGGAGGGGGTCACCCGGGCGGAGGACCTGCGGGCGATGTTGAAAGCGGAGCTGCGCGCCCTGCTCAAAGATCCCCCACCGTTGAACCTGGGGCGGGATCCCCTGGAGGTGGTGCTGGTGGTCGGAGTGAACGGTTCGGGGAAGACCACCACCGTGGCGAAGCTGGCCCACCGCTTCCGGCAGCAGGGCCGACGGGTGCTGTTGGCGGCGGCGGACACTTTCCGGGCCGCGGCGGGGGAACAGCTGGAGATCTGGGCGGAACGGGCCGGCGTGCCCTGCATCGGGGGGCAGCCCGGCGCCGATCCCGGCGCGGTGCTCTTCGACGCCCTGCAGGCCGCCCGCGCCCGGGGTTACGACCTGGTCCTGGCCGACACCGCCGGCCGACTGCACACCAAATACAACCTGATGCAGGAGCTCCAGAAGGTCCGCCGGGTCGCCGCGAAAGCGGTCCCGGGCGCGCCCCACGAGGTCTGGCTGGTGCTGGATGCCACCACCGGGCAGAACGCCCTCCCGCAGGCCCGGGAGTTCCATCAAGCCGTGGGCGTCACCGGTCTGATCCTCACCAAGCTGGACGGCACAGCGAAGGGGGGCGCGGTCTTCGCCATCGCCCGAGAGCTGGGCCTGCCGGTGCGGTTTGTGGGGGTGGGAGAGGGGCTGGAGGATCTGCTGCCCTTCGATGCGGGCGCCTTTGTAGAGGAGCTGTTCGAGGATGCGACGGGGTCGCCTGCCTGA
- a CDS encoding LysM peptidoglycan-binding domain-containing protein gives MSTMGRGLSRRSGSWLRWMVWNLIAACGVGILALWGIERIWPLPPLPTPLPTATPIPTATPRPPLMYTVQPGDTLIGIAARYGVSLESLLRANGLSPEAVIYPGQVLRIPGELPAVPPPIPSPSPLPSPAPAADGIRLRVLEIRGVGDVEQETLVLVNEGATLSLAGWRLRDADGNLFVFPALTLWAGSRVAVHTRAGENTATDLYWGRDGAVWQPGERGVLEDPEGTVVLEFRIPSPRP, from the coding sequence ATGAGCACCATGGGACGGGGGCTTTCACGCCGTTCCGGGTCATGGCTCCGATGGATGGTCTGGAACCTCATAGCGGCCTGCGGGGTGGGGATCCTGGCCCTGTGGGGGATCGAGCGGATCTGGCCGCTGCCGCCCCTGCCCACCCCTCTCCCCACGGCCACCCCGATCCCCACCGCGACGCCCCGCCCCCCGCTGATGTATACCGTCCAGCCTGGGGATACCCTGATCGGGATCGCGGCGCGCTATGGGGTGTCCCTGGAGAGCCTGCTGCGGGCCAACGGCCTGAGCCCGGAGGCGGTCATTTATCCGGGGCAGGTGTTGCGGATCCCGGGGGAGCTCCCGGCGGTGCCGCCCCCCATCCCTTCTCCGAGCCCGCTGCCATCCCCAGCGCCGGCCGCTGATGGGATCCGCCTGCGGGTTCTGGAGATCCGCGGGGTCGGGGATGTGGAGCAGGAGACCCTCGTGCTGGTGAACGAGGGGGCGACCCTCAGCCTGGCCGGCTGGCGGCTGCGGGATGCGGATGGGAACCTCTTCGTCTTCCCGGCCCTCACCCTATGGGCCGGCAGCCGGGTGGCGGTGCACACCCGCGCCGGGGAGAACACGGCCACGGATCTTTACTGGGGACGCGACGGGGCGGTGTGGCAGCCCGGCGAACGGGGCGTTCTGGAGGACCCGGAGGGGACCGTGGTGCTGGAGTTCCGGATCCCATCGCCTCGCCCTTGA
- a CDS encoding ABC transporter ATP-binding protein, with translation MTIVQAQAQPRMEVSADQDLVVVRDLKKYFPVRRGLLQRVVAWVKAVDGVSFNIRRGETLGLVGESGCGKTTVGRTILRLIEPTAGEVYFEGRNIFALTKSELKALRRDMQIIFQDPYSSLDPRMPVGASIAEGLAVHGIGTPKERMEMVIDLLRKVGLEDYHARRYPHEFSGGQRQRIVIARALALRPKFIVCDEPISALDVSIQAQIINLLKELQEEFHLTYLFIAHNLSVIEHVSDRVAVMYLGKIVELTSREELYRNPLHPYTQALLSAVPIPDPTLKRERILLKGDVPSPLNPPAGCRFHPRCPVAMAHCAREEPPFINVGTPQQEHWVACWRVM, from the coding sequence ATGACCATCGTGCAAGCGCAGGCTCAGCCCCGCATGGAGGTCTCGGCGGATCAGGATCTGGTGGTGGTTCGGGATCTTAAGAAATATTTCCCGGTGCGTCGGGGATTGCTGCAGCGCGTGGTGGCCTGGGTGAAAGCCGTGGATGGGGTGAGCTTCAACATCCGCCGCGGCGAAACCCTGGGGCTGGTAGGGGAATCCGGCTGCGGGAAAACCACCGTCGGACGCACGATCCTCCGCCTGATCGAGCCCACGGCCGGGGAAGTCTATTTCGAGGGAAGGAACATCTTCGCCCTCACCAAATCCGAACTGAAAGCCCTGCGACGGGATATGCAGATCATCTTCCAGGACCCTTACTCCTCCCTGGATCCCCGTATGCCGGTGGGGGCGAGCATCGCCGAGGGGCTTGCCGTCCACGGGATCGGAACACCGAAAGAGCGCATGGAGATGGTGATCGATCTCCTCCGCAAGGTGGGCCTGGAGGATTACCACGCCCGCCGCTATCCTCACGAGTTCTCAGGAGGCCAGCGCCAGCGCATCGTCATCGCCCGGGCCCTGGCCCTGCGCCCCAAGTTCATCGTCTGCGATGAGCCGATCTCCGCCCTGGACGTCTCCATCCAGGCCCAGATCATTAATCTCCTGAAAGAGCTTCAGGAGGAGTTCCATCTCACCTATCTGTTCATCGCCCACAACCTGAGCGTCATTGAGCACGTCAGCGATCGCGTCGCAGTGATGTATCTGGGGAAGATCGTGGAGCTGACTTCCCGGGAGGAGCTGTATCGTAATCCGCTCCATCCTTACACGCAGGCTTTGCTCTCCGCTGTTCCCATCCCGGATCCCACCCTCAAGCGGGAGCGTATCCTGCTGAAGGGAGATGTCCCCAGCCCGCTCAACCCGCCCGCCGGATGCCGCTTCCATCCCCGTTGCCCGGTCGCGATGGCGCACTGCGCCCGGGAGGAGCCGCCCTTTATCAACGTAGGAACGCCGCAGCAGGAGCACTGGGTGGCGTGCTGGCGGGTGATGTAA
- a CDS encoding ABC transporter ATP-binding protein, producing the protein MALVSRDSREVLLEVRDLRTYFFTEEGVVKAVDGVSFHVRRGEILGLVGESGCGKSVTSLSIMRLITPPGRILSGEVLFDGVDLLKLPESEMVRLRGSRISMIFQQPVSCLNPVFKIGDQIAEVFQVHEGLSRAEGWRRAIELLQMVGIPDPERRAHSYPHELSGGMAQRVMIAMALALGPELLIADEPTTALDVTIQAQILDLMRELQRRMHTAIILITHDMGIVAEMCDRVAVMYAGQIIEEADVRTIFSNPQHPYTRGLLGSIPVMGVVKPRLDTIPGTVPNLIDLPPGCRFAPRCRARVENQAQLGNVCLEQIPPLFHTEPGHQVRCWLYG; encoded by the coding sequence ATGGCTTTGGTTTCCCGTGACAGCCGCGAGGTGTTGCTCGAGGTTCGGGATCTGCGCACCTATTTCTTCACCGAAGAAGGCGTGGTGAAGGCGGTGGACGGGGTGAGCTTCCACGTGCGGCGGGGGGAGATCCTGGGCTTGGTCGGGGAATCCGGATGCGGGAAGAGCGTGACCTCCCTCTCGATCATGCGCCTGATCACCCCGCCCGGACGCATCCTGAGCGGGGAGGTGCTTTTCGACGGGGTCGACCTGTTGAAACTGCCCGAGTCGGAGATGGTCCGCCTGCGGGGCAGCCGGATCTCGATGATTTTCCAGCAGCCGGTGAGCTGCCTGAACCCGGTCTTTAAAATCGGTGACCAGATCGCGGAGGTTTTTCAGGTCCACGAGGGATTGAGCCGGGCGGAGGGTTGGCGTCGCGCCATCGAGCTCCTGCAGATGGTGGGCATCCCGGATCCGGAGCGACGCGCCCACTCCTATCCTCACGAGCTCTCGGGGGGCATGGCCCAGCGGGTGATGATCGCCATGGCCCTGGCCCTGGGCCCGGAGCTGCTGATCGCCGACGAGCCCACCACCGCTCTGGACGTGACCATCCAGGCCCAGATCCTGGATCTGATGCGGGAGCTCCAGCGCCGCATGCACACCGCCATCATCCTCATCACGCACGATATGGGCATTGTGGCGGAGATGTGCGATCGGGTCGCGGTGATGTATGCGGGCCAGATCATCGAGGAGGCCGATGTGCGCACCATCTTCTCTAACCCGCAGCATCCCTATACCCGGGGGCTCCTGGGATCCATCCCGGTGATGGGGGTGGTGAAACCCCGCCTGGACACAATCCCGGGGACAGTGCCCAACCTGATCGATCTCCCGCCGGGTTGCCGTTTCGCGCCCCGTTGCCGCGCCCGCGTGGAGAACCAGGCCCAGCTCGGGAACGTCTGCCTGGAGCAGATCCCCCCGCTCTTTCATACGGAGCCCGGACATCAGGTCCGTTGCTGGCTTTACGGATAG
- a CDS encoding ABC transporter permease: protein MATAELRAEALLTVREESYLQIVWRRFRRHRVALFGAAILMGFILIAALAPWIAPYDPYAQNLNLKNAGPSPAHWLGTDELGRDVLSRLMHAARISLTVAFVVTLISQTTGALIGAISGYFGGWVDNLIQRIVDFMLTLPLLPLLLTISALLSDVTIPGLSREWSSVVIIIIVLSVFGWMRAARLVRGVVLSLREQMFTEAARALGMSDLQIVVRHMIPNAMAPIIVSATLSLGTVIILEAALSFLGFGVQPPVPTWGNMLNNAQADMWTQPFKAIVPGFCIFLTSLSFNFVGDGLRDALDPRLKR from the coding sequence ATGGCGACGGCAGAGCTGCGGGCGGAAGCCCTTCTGACGGTTCGGGAGGAAAGTTACCTCCAGATTGTGTGGCGTCGGTTCCGGCGTCACCGGGTCGCCCTTTTCGGAGCCGCGATCCTGATGGGTTTCATCCTCATCGCGGCGTTGGCGCCGTGGATCGCCCCTTACGATCCCTACGCCCAGAACCTGAACTTGAAGAACGCGGGGCCGTCCCCCGCCCACTGGCTGGGGACGGATGAGCTGGGCCGCGATGTCCTTTCCCGGCTGATGCACGCGGCCCGTATCTCCCTGACGGTGGCGTTCGTGGTCACGTTGATCAGCCAGACCACCGGCGCCCTCATCGGGGCGATCTCCGGGTATTTCGGGGGCTGGGTTGACAACCTCATCCAGCGGATCGTGGATTTCATGCTCACCCTTCCGCTGCTCCCGCTCCTGCTGACCATCTCCGCTCTCCTCAGCGACGTCACCATCCCGGGCCTGAGTCGGGAGTGGAGCAGCGTGGTGATCATCATCATCGTCCTCAGCGTCTTCGGCTGGATGAGGGCTGCGCGTCTGGTGCGAGGGGTGGTGCTCTCGTTGCGGGAGCAGATGTTCACGGAGGCCGCGCGCGCCCTCGGGATGTCGGACCTGCAAATCGTGGTGCGCCACATGATCCCCAACGCCATGGCCCCTATCATCGTCAGCGCCACCCTCAGCCTGGGCACCGTGATCATCCTGGAGGCTGCCCTGAGCTTCCTGGGCTTTGGGGTGCAGCCTCCGGTGCCCACCTGGGGCAACATGCTCAACAACGCCCAGGCGGATATGTGGACCCAGCCCTTCAAGGCCATCGTCCCCGGGTTCTGCATTTTCCTGACTTCGCTTTCGTTCAACTTCGTGGGGGATGGCCTGCGGGACGCCCTGGATCCGCGGCTGAAGCGTTAG
- a CDS encoding ABC transporter permease, with amino-acid sequence MVNYLIRRLFQMVIVILLSSMAIYAIMNLAPGGPLSGINLGADRKSRLSPEEIRRIEEFLGLHRPLHWRYIVWLLGEDWLDDVGLSHLQRTSCRQIPTECTRGVIRFDFGDSWRLAAGQRVIDLIWFRLPNTLLLMTSATLLSLLVAIPIGIYSAVRQYSLLDYVATTFAFFGTAMPVFWFGLMMIFLFSGPRSPWYQVLGLPYLPTGNTFSLRPPPPGSLLHVLGATPGSPLDRAVHLILPTLVLSLLYMAGWSRYTRSSMLEVLRQDYVRTARAKGLIERVVIMKHALRNALIPIVTILTLEIPGIFSGAVITETIFNYKGMGRLYYDALQADDWPVVMALLFITSLLVVFANLLADILYTIVDPRIRLE; translated from the coding sequence ATGGTCAACTATTTGATCCGTCGTCTGTTCCAGATGGTGATCGTCATTCTCCTTTCATCGATGGCGATCTACGCGATCATGAACCTGGCCCCTGGAGGGCCGTTGAGCGGGATCAATCTGGGAGCGGATCGGAAAAGCCGTCTGAGCCCGGAGGAGATCCGAAGGATCGAGGAGTTCCTGGGATTACACCGACCGTTGCACTGGCGATATATCGTCTGGCTTCTGGGGGAGGACTGGCTGGATGACGTAGGGCTTTCTCATCTTCAGCGAACCAGCTGCCGGCAGATCCCGACGGAGTGCACCCGGGGGGTGATCCGCTTCGACTTTGGCGACTCCTGGCGGCTGGCCGCAGGGCAGAGGGTGATCGATCTGATCTGGTTCCGTCTCCCCAACACGCTCCTCCTGATGACCTCCGCGACGCTGCTCTCCCTTCTGGTGGCCATTCCCATCGGCATTTACTCAGCGGTGCGGCAATACTCCCTCCTGGATTATGTGGCGACGACCTTTGCCTTCTTCGGGACCGCGATGCCGGTGTTCTGGTTCGGGCTGATGATGATCTTCCTCTTCAGCGGCCCGCGCTCCCCCTGGTATCAGGTCCTGGGCCTGCCGTATCTCCCCACCGGGAACACCTTCAGCCTGCGTCCGCCTCCGCCGGGGAGTCTTCTCCACGTGCTGGGCGCGACCCCCGGTTCCCCCCTGGATCGGGCCGTGCACCTGATCCTGCCCACCCTGGTCCTGAGCCTCCTTTACATGGCCGGCTGGAGCCGCTACACCCGCTCCTCCATGCTGGAAGTGCTCCGTCAGGATTATGTGCGCACGGCTCGGGCGAAGGGGTTGATCGAGCGGGTGGTGATCATGAAGCACGCGTTGCGCAACGCCCTCATCCCCATTGTGACCATCCTGACTTTGGAGATCCCGGGCATTTTCAGCGGGGCGGTGATCACGGAGACGATATTCAACTATAAGGGCATGGGGCGGCTCTATTACGACGCCCTTCAGGCGGACGACTGGCCGGTGGTGATGGCGTTGCTCTTCATCACCTCGCTGCTGGTGGTGTTCGCCAACCTGTTGGCGGACATCCTGTATACGATCGTTGATCCGCGGATCCGGCTGGAGTGA
- a CDS encoding amino acid ABC transporter permease: MAVSIERQAPLPSPRPPRRSGLDWRTWPWWAVMLGAFGLWTGVAILNSPDYQATVRFLVRGIPVTLQLTVIAYAIALILGLIAGLGRVSRNVVFYNLSTLYVEFIRGVPLLVVLFYVAFVAAPPMGDALIQAGQAWGLPPLAELGRLIRSEMGRAVTGLAIGYGAYLAEVYRAGIESIPRGQMEAARSLGMTYWQAMRLVILPQAIRNVLPPLGNDFIAMLKDTALASVIAVPELMYVGRQRAAGTFRYFEVYNTVALLYLAMTLLLSLLVRLLERRTAVPR, from the coding sequence ATGGCGGTTTCCATCGAACGACAGGCTCCGCTTCCCTCCCCGCGGCCGCCGCGGCGATCCGGCCTGGACTGGCGGACGTGGCCCTGGTGGGCGGTGATGCTGGGGGCGTTCGGATTGTGGACCGGGGTGGCGATCCTGAACTCCCCGGATTATCAGGCGACGGTCCGCTTCCTGGTCCGGGGCATCCCGGTCACCCTTCAGCTGACGGTGATCGCCTATGCCATCGCCCTGATCCTCGGGCTGATCGCCGGCCTGGGCCGGGTCTCCCGGAACGTGGTGTTCTATAACCTGTCCACGCTCTACGTGGAGTTCATCCGCGGGGTTCCGCTCCTGGTGGTGCTGTTTTATGTGGCCTTCGTGGCCGCCCCGCCGATGGGAGACGCCCTGATCCAGGCCGGCCAGGCGTGGGGGCTGCCCCCGCTGGCCGAGCTCGGCCGCCTGATCCGCAGCGAGATGGGCCGGGCGGTGACCGGCCTGGCCATCGGCTACGGGGCCTACCTGGCGGAGGTGTATCGGGCGGGCATCGAGTCCATCCCCCGGGGCCAGATGGAGGCGGCCCGCAGCCTGGGGATGACCTACTGGCAGGCCATGCGCCTGGTCATCCTCCCCCAGGCGATCCGGAACGTGCTGCCTCCCCTGGGCAACGACTTCATCGCCATGCTGAAAGACACGGCCCTGGCCTCGGTGATCGCCGTGCCGGAGCTGATGTATGTGGGGCGCCAGCGGGCGGCGGGGACCTTCCGGTATTTCGAGGTATACAACACGGTGGCCCTGCTTTACCTGGCGATGACCCTGTTGCTCTCCCTGCTCGTTCGCCTCCTGGAGCGACGGACCGCGGTCCCTCGTTGA
- a CDS encoding basic amino acid ABC transporter substrate-binding protein codes for MRRLLWGILIAALLAVACQPAATPTPAPGAGAQLPNLGGRELKIASDTTYPPFEFVDPKTNEVVGFDVDLVNEICKLLNCKPKIISTAWEGIFAGLEQKQFDLAASGITITEERKQKFDFSDSYLRYGQVVLVRADEERIKSKDDLKDKIVGVQIGTTNEETAKTLVADEAKQLKRYDTFDLAVRALLAKDVDAVVIDSPAADGFMAQNPGKLKIAGEPFTSEDLGLCFPKGSDLVAPFNAALKVLKENGTLDRLYQKWFKEYKPGQ; via the coding sequence ATGAGGCGCCTGCTGTGGGGAATCCTGATCGCTGCGTTGCTGGCGGTTGCGTGTCAGCCGGCCGCCACGCCGACCCCGGCCCCTGGGGCCGGAGCGCAATTGCCCAACCTGGGGGGGCGGGAGCTGAAGATCGCCAGCGACACCACCTACCCGCCTTTTGAGTTCGTCGACCCCAAGACCAACGAGGTCGTGGGCTTCGACGTCGATCTGGTCAACGAGATCTGCAAGCTGCTCAACTGCAAGCCGAAGATCATCTCCACCGCCTGGGAGGGGATCTTCGCCGGCCTGGAGCAGAAGCAGTTCGACCTGGCCGCCTCCGGCATCACCATCACCGAGGAGCGCAAGCAGAAGTTCGACTTCTCCGATTCCTACCTCCGTTACGGCCAGGTGGTGCTGGTCCGGGCCGATGAGGAGCGGATCAAGAGCAAGGACGACCTCAAGGACAAGATCGTGGGGGTCCAGATCGGGACCACCAACGAGGAGACGGCCAAGACGCTGGTGGCCGACGAGGCCAAGCAGCTCAAGCGCTACGACACCTTCGACCTGGCGGTGCGGGCGCTCCTGGCCAAGGATGTGGACGCGGTGGTGATCGACAGCCCGGCGGCCGATGGCTTCATGGCCCAGAACCCGGGCAAGCTGAAGATCGCCGGGGAGCCCTTCACCAGCGAGGACCTCGGGCTCTGCTTCCCCAAGGGCAGCGATCTGGTCGCTCCCTTCAACGCCGCCCTGAAGGTCCTGAAGGAGAACGGCACGCTGGACCGGCTGTATCAAAAGTGGTTCAAGGAATACAAGCCGGGCCAGTAG
- a CDS encoding ABC transporter ATP-binding protein translates to MAVLELRDVHTYYGHIHALKGISFKVEPGEIVTLIGANGAGKSTTLRTISGLVRARHGQVFLNGEDITHLPPHEIVARGVGHVPEGRRIFPQLTVWENLEMGAYTVKDRQEIARRMEFVFSIFPRLKERLYQKGGTLSGGEQQMLAIARALMMSPRILLLDEPSMGLAPVLVESIFEVIRQLNQQGTTILLVEQNAHMALQVAHRGYVLETGRIVLEGTARELAENPQVQAAYLGMH, encoded by the coding sequence ATGGCCGTTCTGGAGCTGAGGGATGTCCATACCTATTATGGACACATCCATGCCCTCAAGGGCATTTCGTTTAAGGTGGAGCCGGGGGAGATCGTCACCCTGATCGGAGCCAACGGCGCCGGAAAAAGCACCACGCTGCGCACCATCTCCGGCCTGGTCCGGGCGCGTCACGGCCAGGTGTTCCTCAACGGGGAGGACATCACCCATCTACCTCCCCACGAGATCGTGGCCCGGGGCGTCGGCCACGTCCCCGAGGGGCGACGGATCTTCCCCCAGCTCACGGTGTGGGAGAACCTGGAGATGGGCGCCTACACCGTGAAGGACCGCCAGGAGATCGCCCGGCGGATGGAGTTCGTGTTCAGCATCTTCCCCCGTTTGAAGGAGCGGCTTTATCAAAAGGGGGGGACCCTCTCCGGGGGCGAGCAGCAGATGCTGGCCATCGCCCGGGCGCTGATGATGAGCCCACGCATCCTGCTCCTGGATGAGCCCTCTATGGGCCTGGCGCCGGTGCTGGTGGAGAGCATCTTCGAGGTCATCCGGCAGCTGAACCAGCAAGGCACGACGATCCTCCTGGTGGAGCAGAACGCCCACATGGCCCTGCAGGTGGCCCACCGCGGCTATGTGCTGGAGACCGGACGGATCGTCCTGGAGGGGACGGCCCGGGAGCTGGCGGAGAACCCGCAGGTCCAGGCCGCTTACCTGGGGATGCACTGA
- a CDS encoding ABC transporter ATP-binding protein, which yields MAYLLELKKVTKRFGGLVAVNRVDFTLEPGRIVSIIGPNGAGKTTLFNLITGIYKPDEGEILFEGRSLVGLRPDQITARGIARTFQNIRLFGNMTVMENILVGMHTRFRANPVDILFQTPRFREEERQLREEALRLIRFVGLRASPDELAKNLPYGEQRKVELARALAARPKLILLDEPTAGMNPQETAETTRLIRRLRDELGITVILIEHQMRVVMGISERVTVLDYGEKIAEGAPEEVRRNPRVIEAYLGRGVAMGAVAG from the coding sequence ATGGCCTACCTGCTGGAATTGAAGAAAGTCACCAAGCGCTTCGGGGGACTGGTGGCCGTGAACCGGGTGGATTTCACTCTGGAGCCCGGCCGCATCGTCAGCATCATCGGGCCCAACGGGGCCGGGAAGACAACCCTCTTCAACCTCATCACCGGGATCTACAAGCCGGATGAAGGGGAGATCCTCTTCGAAGGCCGCTCCCTGGTGGGGCTCCGGCCGGACCAGATCACCGCAAGGGGCATCGCCCGGACCTTCCAGAACATCCGTCTCTTCGGCAACATGACGGTGATGGAGAACATCCTGGTCGGGATGCACACGCGTTTCCGGGCGAACCCTGTGGATATCCTCTTTCAGACGCCTCGCTTTCGGGAGGAAGAGCGGCAGTTGCGGGAGGAGGCGTTGCGGTTGATCCGGTTCGTCGGGCTTCGGGCCTCCCCGGATGAGCTGGCCAAGAACCTGCCGTATGGGGAGCAGCGCAAAGTGGAGCTGGCCCGAGCCCTGGCCGCCCGTCCCAAGCTGATCCTCCTGGATGAGCCGACGGCCGGGATGAACCCCCAGGAGACGGCGGAGACCACACGCCTGATCCGGCGCCTCCGGGATGAGCTGGGCATCACGGTCATCCTGATCGAGCACCAGATGCGGGTGGTGATGGGGATCTCCGAACGGGTGACCGTCCTGGACTACGGGGAGAAGATCGCCGAGGGAGCCCCGGAGGAGGTCCGCCGGAACCCGCGGGTGATCGAGGCCTACCTGGGGCGGGGTGTGGCGATGGGAGCGGTCGCCGGATGA
- a CDS encoding branched-chain amino acid ABC transporter permease, giving the protein MIRAKAVEWIAQIRNGRSIYLVGVLGYIVAALLLMNWLSQPGLRDAVWFPLVSALAFAAFLGSLLVIYYAPLSGALKALLGLAILLVLLPILGVRNTFLLEVATQVGIFAAMALGLNIVVGFAGLLDLGYVAFYAVGAYLWAIFGSPQANIAFGTNRFPLEPEWFFPFLFLAVGVAALTGILLGLPVLRLRGDYLAIVTLAFGEVIRVIVNNLDKPINLTNGPQGIRPVQRPPLFFKPWLHALGIRLDDPTLYALYFYFLVLLVIGFAIWMARRLENSWVGRAWTAIREDELAAQAMGIPLVRMKLAAFATGASFAGAMGMIFAAKQYFINPESFTFMESIGVLVMVIVGGMGSIPGAIVGATVVTILNLQILKGLSLMLNKLRQAGVVIPLINFPLSQWPTQLEPAKYERLVFGILLILMMILRPQGLIPERRHRLELAEAMGREEELERLPVEEELPPVVPAPEVKPARD; this is encoded by the coding sequence ATGATCCGTGCCAAAGCCGTGGAGTGGATCGCCCAGATCCGAAACGGGCGTTCGATCTATCTCGTCGGAGTCCTGGGTTACATTGTCGCCGCCCTCCTGCTGATGAACTGGTTGAGCCAGCCGGGGCTGCGGGATGCGGTCTGGTTTCCTCTGGTCTCCGCCCTGGCCTTCGCCGCCTTCCTGGGCTCCTTGCTGGTGATTTATTACGCCCCGCTGTCCGGAGCGCTGAAGGCCCTCCTGGGTCTGGCCATCCTGCTGGTCCTCCTCCCCATCCTGGGGGTCCGGAACACGTTCCTGCTGGAGGTCGCCACCCAGGTGGGGATCTTCGCGGCGATGGCCCTGGGGCTGAACATCGTGGTGGGCTTCGCCGGGCTGCTGGACCTGGGGTATGTGGCCTTTTACGCCGTCGGCGCGTATCTGTGGGCCATCTTCGGCTCCCCGCAGGCCAACATCGCCTTCGGGACGAACCGCTTCCCCCTGGAGCCGGAATGGTTCTTCCCCTTCCTCTTCCTGGCGGTGGGGGTGGCGGCCCTTACCGGGATCCTCCTGGGGCTGCCGGTGCTGCGGCTGCGAGGGGACTACCTCGCCATCGTCACGCTCGCCTTCGGCGAGGTGATCCGCGTGATCGTGAACAACCTGGACAAGCCGATCAACCTGACCAACGGCCCGCAGGGGATCCGCCCCGTGCAGCGGCCGCCCCTGTTCTTCAAGCCGTGGTTGCACGCCCTGGGGATCCGCCTGGATGACCCCACCCTTTATGCGCTTTATTTCTACTTCCTGGTCCTGCTGGTGATCGGGTTTGCGATCTGGATGGCCCGGCGTCTGGAGAACTCCTGGGTGGGGCGGGCGTGGACGGCGATCCGGGAGGATGAGCTGGCCGCCCAGGCCATGGGGATCCCTCTCGTGCGGATGAAGCTGGCCGCCTTCGCCACGGGGGCTTCTTTCGCCGGCGCCATGGGGATGATCTTCGCCGCCAAGCAGTATTTCATCAACCCCGAGAGCTTCACGTTCATGGAATCCATCGGGGTGCTGGTGATGGTGATCGTGGGCGGCATGGGGAGCATCCCCGGCGCCATTGTGGGGGCCACGGTGGTGACCATCCTCAACCTCCAGATCCTGAAGGGCCTCTCGTTGATGCTGAACAAGCTGCGCCAGGCCGGGGTGGTGATCCCGCTGATCAACTTCCCCCTCAGCCAGTGGCCGACCCAGCTGGAGCCGGCCAAGTATGAGCGCCTGGTCTTCGGGATCCTGCTCATCCTGATGATGATCCTGCGCCCCCAGGGCTTGATCCCCGAACGGCGCCATCGACTGGAGCTGGCCGAAGCCATGGGGCGGGAGGAGGAGCTGGAGCGCCTGCCTGTGGAGGAGGAGCTCCCGCCGGTGGTGCCCGCGCCGGAGGTCAAGCCCGCACGGGATTGA